Part of the Notamacropus eugenii isolate mMacEug1 chromosome 5, mMacEug1.pri_v2, whole genome shotgun sequence genome is shown below.
CCCCCAAAAGTAATTGTACAGGTACAggacaatcttttaaaaaaacaaaaaacgatgtgaaaaaattttcatttaccACAAGCCAAAGTAAATAAACCAGTTGAAGTTGAAAGTTACCTCAAAGATCTCTTATttcatccccttcatttttttactaatgaggaaactcaggcccagagaagtcaaatgacatGCCTGTGGTCACATAGGCAACaagtagaggggaggggaggtaagaaaaggagaagagaggagaggggaaagatggaaaggagaggagaagaaaggcaagaagaggagagggaaaggatggagaggagagggaaaggatggagaggagaggggagcagAAGACAGGAGTCAACAAGAGAGCAGAGaacaagagaggagaggacaggagaggagaagagaggagtcttcctgactcaaagctcAGCACTCTATTAGACCATGCTAAACAAATTAGAATTTTGTAGATCAGGAAGAACATTTGTTTTAGAAACTGTTGGGAAACTAGCATAGGTAGGTAGTTGGGAACCAAAAACCAAGTTCTGATCATGGTCATACCTCTTATCCTCTCATGCTAATTCCATAATCTTCTCACAATTTCTTTAACACTAAACATTATATTCAATTAGTATTCATGGAGTATCTATGATCATTGCAACGAAATATATCTTCCTTTTTACGAAAAGAAAAGTTACCCTTCCCTCCCTTGTCCCATATGTCCCAAATAATTACCTTTctcttttccatggtctgagagaAGATTttctagaaagaaaggaaaagaaaatgagctgtGGTCCTATCACTTTGATAGTTATATCTCTATGTAAACTACAGGGTTTATATTGTTTTATGGAAACTCCATCTTGATCAAATTAATTGTAAAGTGGATTTGATGTAAAGCAAATCTTATTTTCCCTATTTCTACTCTATACTATATTAGTTTGAATATAGTTCacactttcctccctctccccattagCGTGCATAAAATCTGAGTATCTGAATGGTTATCACAGAAAAATTAGACTTGTACTTAGCAGAAGCCAGAACCAAAagcaatgtaaagaaaaatttactAAGAGTAAGAGCTATTGAAATGGAATGGTCTGCCTTGGGAGCTGAAAAGTGCACTCTTATCTAAGGTCTTCAAACAAAAACTGGATCGCTATTTGTTGGGGGTGTTGCTGAGGGAAATCCTGTCCAGGTATGGATTGAATTGTATGTGCCAtcttgagattccttccaactctgagattctgtggttctgcGATTCCACATATGATCCATCTTCACATTTTTAGTACATAGAGTATGAAAGATATAGGAAGTCTTCACTCATGAAAGTATAACTCATTTTCATATGAGTCAATTCATTGTTATTTCCTTTCAAAGAGATTTAATTTTAGGAATATGACTTTTATTAAGTCCAATGTGCTCATCAGAGTTATATTTCCacagggaaaaaaattcttaaaaagatTGAGTTGAAAACTTTCTACTCTATTACTAGATTGTTAtatctggaaggaactttaggaaTCATTAAACAAAGCCTTagcattttaccaatgaggaaattgaggtccagtaAAATAGAtctcccaaggacacacagtgAGTTAGTAGCCCATCCAGGACTAGAGATTAAGAGGATATCCAGTCCTATGGCTTAGCGGTTAACATGATATATCAGCAATCCCATACCTGCTGGAAATAGTAGTTCTCCTCTTGAATTTCACTTATTACTAGCATCTCTTTCTGTATTTCATTTATTCACCTAGCTAGCATTGTCACAATTTTCCAACTCCAGGATCTCTTCTTGCCTATTAACATTATGCCCTGCCTCTTCACCAGAACACAGAAATTGTTTTTGCCTAAGGATTTCTCAATTCTACTCTCATATCACTCAAGAGGATTACAGAATCagaggatttggagctggaagagatcttagagatgagctactccaactccctcactttacatgGAAGGAAACAGTGGCccaaagaggtaaaatgacttgaaCAAAACTACAACAGTGCTAAagagagtcagaatttgaatcaaggtctttgattccaaacccaataatcttttttcttctggtctcttccaattctaaattcctgtGATTCTAGGAAGTAGATGTCATCCATTAATAACCTAGTGAATTTGAGATGTCAGGgtatataaaatgaattttcttcctGCTTTATCAACCCTctaaattcaaaattccaataaCTGCTttactcagaaaaaaatgataccTTCAGGTttccaaaactaaaaataatggtACATAATCTGACAAAGGATATCGCTTTCACAAAGCCTCATTAAAggtttactttcttttttgtttatttcatagaACTATTATAaccaattttctttcattttatataaaccttaaaaatgatataaatgagtactattattacatttattttcttttcctttttgttgggGTTTAGAAAGAAAGGGTCCTGGAACAAATTAATCTCCCactattattctcttttttttttttttacttaatattcTATGGACCATTACTTATGTAGATATAAAGCAACTACTTTTTGTAATTGGATGTAAGTATCAGGATGTAAGCTAATGAAAGCATCTTCTTTCCAACTCCTACAACTGAGTGGACAATACGTACCTTATCCTGTTCCCATATGGTTTTGATTTCCTCTGCCAGTTTTCcacattttgaaagttttttattCCATGTAACTTGAAATAATAGCAGGTATGgtgaaatctttttaaaattatgtcctTTAGTTTTTAATAGATCAATGTTACATCCAGGTGATTGTGGAAAATGTTTTGGTCTGTAATGATGGTCTagtttaaaaacaatttattggTTGAATTTTCCAGGATATTTTAAGGCCTCTCATGgatagttgttgttttttgttttatgaaaaataacaagTTTCTGGTGGATAATTCTGGTAAACAGATCATGTCGTGCTAGGTATTCAGTAGATATTACATTTTTATAGCTTGAAATGCTATCTTGCACAGTTTTTACTGTTTCCTACTAAAGCTACATTGATCACTATGACTGGGCTCCTTAAAAATTTCTGGTGGCAATGAACTGGTCCAGAATTGCAATTATAAACCCCTCCATTTCTACAAACAAAATCTCAAGACTCAGACATTTGTTTGACCCTTTGTTGTCAATATATTATTGCCTGAGTTCATGGGGATGTCAACCAtgatctttttcttccatttttggaTCATGGCTGCTTGATAAACTCCATCTAGAGGTGAACCACTTTGGGTTGTATCCAACAAATCCAAAAAACGCACACCTGTGTGGTGAAGTGGTATCtttttgttccaaaagtattTCATCTGATTttcctgtgctttaagaaaatctattgatcctcttcctcctttttggcAAAGAACTGTTAACCTTTCTATAGATTCTTTATTGTGATTGGTCCTATATTTCACTAATATGTTGCAGAGTTTTGTTAAGATAATTTTCCAAATATGTTATCATTTTATCCTACCAAAGTTCTAATCCATCTCCTTGATTTGGGTATCAAGAACATATTTGTATCAGTGCCTTCTTTTCCTATTATTGCAAATAGTTTGCATAACATTGGAAGTAATTGTTCTTTGAAAATTTCATAGAATTAACGTGCAAATCTACACAGTCCTGgacttttttaaatcaatttggAATTCATGTATATATTGTTCAGTTTATCTGATATTGAGTTATttagtctatttcttcttttgttaaatgggttactttgtattttttaaagtattcatccatttaattACCAGTTTTGTTCATAAAATTGtttatgataaatatttttagtttcttttaaattttatgaattCTCCTTTTTCACATTTGATATGAACAATTTAGTTTTCCCCTCACAAAAATCATACTAGCTATTTACCTACTTTATTCGTTTAAAAAAACAGTTCTGAAGTTTATTTTATTGGTTTAATAGTTTTtggcttttaattttattaatctcttcttaaTTTTTGGAATTCCTACTTTGTTGCTTAGCTGGAGTTTTCCGATTTGTTGTTGTGGAGGTGTTTTTAGTTGCACTAATAATTAACTGattgggtttttttctcttttagttgatgaaagcatttagagatagaaatttTCTCCTCAGAACTGCTTTAGCCTCATCCCTAAAGctttggtatgttatctcattattacaattttttaaataagattttctgttctttctatattttgttcTTTGGCCAAACAGCAAAGTATGTTTAGTTTCTaattactttttaattctttcaaggGCCcttcaacaaaaataaattttattgcattataatcaggagaagttatgcttagaatttctgcttttctacatttttatAAGGACTTCATTCCTcaaaacatggtcaatttttgtaaaggtaatATATAAAGCTGAGAAGTATATAAGTtgttttctattctcattcagtacTTACTATAGATTGATCATCTCTAATTTCTCCAAAGTTCTCATTTTGTacttagtttctttctctgttattttttggttagatttgtctaggtcCTCTACTATTCTAATTTTATTATTAGTTTCTCCAATTtgattaactttttctttaagtatttgtgTGCTAAGCCATTTGGTGCACATATTAAGTATTGGTATTGATTTATGACTGAGGGTGCTTTTACTCATAATTTAATTTCTCTACttatctcttttttaatcatgtttATATTTACTGTAGCTTCATCTGAAATCTTAATGgttattattgattttttcttctaGTCAACTGAAACATAACAGATTTTTGCTCTGGTTCCTTATTTTCACTCCTTATATGAATCCttatgtttcaagtgtgtttcttgtaagtaacatattattgaattatactttctaatccattcagttattctctctcattttatggatgaactTATCAAAAAGCCTATTCCAGTACCTCATCATGTCATGAAGATGACCCTGGGTTCCTAATGGCTAAAACAACAGATCAGTGCAAACACtggcaggtcctaccaagctgAAGAAGTTCTAAGTATGGTCTTAGTGGTGAACTATATATCTCTTCTATGAGGAACAGTCTGACCTAAGTTCACTGAGACTCATCACCAGGTTGGTTGgagggggttttttgttttggcttGGTTTTTGACTATAGCAGCTCTTGAAGACTATCCATCTGATCATGTGATTTGGATCAGAGAATGGAACACCTGGCCAGATAAAACTGTAACAGcataaatattatcattatcattatctctGGAAATAAGAACAGTTCCAGAAATTCTGTTATAAGAATTCATGATTATAAGAAACAGAATCCAAGAACAAAGAGAGATTTGAGCATATATGTGGAAAAAGTCAGAGAATACTCcgaaaaaacagaaataaatgagaTTAATTTGCTGTAGTTCTTTCTATTACAGAAGATCTGCTTCTTATTCAAATTAATTAAGAATTCCATTCATCCTGAGTCATTAATTACAAGAGCCAAACACAGAGGAATAAGAAATTCAGGAAAGTTTGGAGTTTGGCTTTATTAGAAACCAGAAGATGGTAATGAAAGAATGTACCCAACAAATAACCGCCTTGTCTTTATCACTCATATTAAGAGAAGCAGCAGTGACCGGTCACCACGCACCACTCCTGACCCATGATACTTACCTATCTCTACCACTTGTTGGTAAAGAAGCTTCtctagaaaaaggaaagaagagacgAATGAGAATGATGCTTTATATGACATTTCTTTGACTAATTGATAGGACTGGACTCCTAAATCACTCAGGAGattgaaaaatgagggaaaagaataACCATCCTAGTAAATCAGAGAATAAACTTCTACAGTTGATCTCAAGGACCATTTCAGTTTCATATTCCTATTACCATAGCCCAAGGGCACCACTCCAGGCCTCATGTCAGTTTCCAACTTAGCCTTCCATTTTTCCCCACAATGTCCCCATCCCTCTGACTATCAACATTCCTTTTTAGATTGACTTCCTTTTTTCCGGTCTTTCCAGGAAGACTGTGACTCCACAACCCACCAATGAGCCCTCCCACTCCCACATTTTATCACATTACCTCTAGATCTGCGTTGCTTCCATATGATATAAATACCCACTGCAACGAGGAGCCCCAAGAGAGGCAGAATCACAGTCAGACCCACTGTTGAGGGGATGATATACAAAGGGGTAAAATCTGAAACAGAAACTGCTAGTGTTATGAGGAGAAAgtagggaaataataataaagacaatAGTAATTCTAATGGTTATTCATGAGAATATCAggtttgaaggtttacaaaggcACTGGCAAACTGTTTAGATGCTGTATCTATCCACAAATGTGACAGAGACTCTGGTTTTCTCTTGTTCCATCTCAGTTCCTTCTGGAAAGTGAGCTCTGCCTAACTGCTAAAAGGGTCTGTTTATTCTCAGGATCCCAAATGTTGAATGGCCCATTTAATGAAATCTCTTTCACTAAAGCAAAGGTTTTTAATGTAGGGTCCCTgacttttctttaatattttgaaaattatatttcaataaaacttgtttcctttgtaatcttttatattttatttgatgcattcaaaaacattattctgaggagtccccagtcttcaccagactgccacagAGGTCTATGACATATAAAAGGTTTAAAACCTACCCTAAAGTATTTTAGAAACAGGATAGAATCTCGTCTGTCTGAGATGGCTTCGGAAGTCCTACCTTCAGTCAGTAAGAGGTACTAAATGACTTCTCAAAGGCCCTTCTTGTCCTACAATTCTATAGACCTAAGGAGCTTCTGAAAAATGGGAGAGAACTCTGCAGTTACCAAGAATCAATATCTTCTCATGAGAACTATATTGTCTTCCTCCCCACAAACCATCTCTACTGAGCTCTTTCTCTTCCAGTGTGGATCCCATCCTCTTTAGTCCTTAGGACCATAAATGGAATTAAGCAGCATCTGTCTGTGCAACTGGCCAAAGATTTAGGCaaggaagaatggaagagaaagaaaggaaaagagaaaattgaaaaaaaggagaaagggaaacagagaaagaaatgaagataaaGAAAACTTGGACCTGGCCAGGGTGGTCAAGAACCTTTAGCGATTGCTTTCAGTGCTTCTCAGTGGCACTCAAACCATGGATCAGGGCCATATTACCCATCCATGTACTAGAGTCCTAGGTTTTCTTTGGAGACATATACTTCATTAAGCACCACTTCTGATCCAAGCAAGTTCTCAGGGTCCCTACTTGATAAGAACATGTAATGACAATCATCACAGTTGATATTTACCTGCTATCAATAGAGATGTTTCCTTCTCTTGGCCAAGAGCAGCATTCCAAATAGAGCAGGTCATGTTCCCTGGAGATCCACCTCTCACAGTAATGGAAGACTCCATTTGGAACAGCCCCTCCTTATCCAGATATTGGGTTTCTGATGGAAGTATCTCCCCATGAGCATCTTTCCATTGAATCTGAGGTTTTGGGAACCATCCCAGGGATCTGCACACGAGCTCAATCTGTCCAGCTTCATagtttttcatatgaatataaggATCCAAGCCCAGTGCTGGCAAAGAAAGATCTGCTTGAACCAAGAATGCATCTCCCTCCGTTTCCCTCTTTACCCAAAACACTGCCTTCCTGCTCCTTCTACCACCATCGCTATGTCCACCATCAGCATATATACTTTCCTTTTACAGCCAGCAGCAATTGTGACACAGCTTTGTATAGTCTTCCTTGTAGTCTAAGACAGCTTCTGGACTAACAAGGCCCTGCCCATGTTGGGTAACATACCAGTTCAACCTTTGTTTCCACTAGGAATTCTGGACCGTTGATCCAAGAGTTAAGGTGGTCCAGTCAAGGGGATGATACAAGATGACCCAGAGATGGTTGCATTCCTAGCTTAGCCAGAGTCCTGAGAGGCAGGGTTGTGTGGCAAAatggtattttttaaagattcctTTTCACTTATTATGGTACTGGTCACTGCTCAAAAGGACTTCTATAAAAGGCCAATGATCATAAAAGGGATAAAGCAGTATATTCCTGGACTTGggtttaggaagacctgaattcaaatcccctTTCTGATACTATGTGACCATTgatgaatcatagaatcatagatttagagctggaaagaacctcagaggccaatctagtccaatccccctcattttaccaataagaaaTCTGAAGATCAGAGTggtacagtgacttgcccaagggcacacagctagtttctgagctaagatttgaacccaggtcttcctgggttCTTCAAGTCCAATGTGCAATATTACACTCTAATTCTCTACTTCTGCCActactctgggaaagtcatttaacctctgagtctCTAGCAAGTCTCTAAGTCTTTAAGATGTAACAGCAACAGGAAAATATACTTTCCTCTTACCCCCACCCCAAATGACACCCAGAAAGGATTGCTACTTCCATTGAAGTTGAGTATTTGGTAGAGTTTCAATAAATTTTTAACATAAACAGGACAGGTGATCACTGGAAAAGGTTTTTGAAGGTAAAAGGAAATTCATGATAATGACACATCCTAGTATATATCACCCTACACTCCCTCATAACCCACTCTAACCTGCAACCTCCAGTTTCACAGTAGCATTTTTGCTCAGAGAGCCAGTCTGGATCTGACAATAGTACTGCCCTTGGTCTTCAAGTCGGACATTATAAATCTCCAGAATGAAATTGTCTTCCTTGTTGTCTTTCACCAAGGCTGTTCTCCCTTTGTATTGTGGGATCTGTTCTCCATATAAATCTTGTCCATTCTGATATATGTGTACAACCTGAGAAGCCTGGGACTTCTGGGTCCGTAGCCATTTCACCTCTATAGATTCAGGGGCCATCCAGAAGGATAGAGGACAGCGTAGCTCAGCTTTTGTCCCCAGTATGACCAAGTTTCTTTTGTCAACTTTTCCTGTGCCGTGACCCGGAGAAAAAGTGTACATGAGCATAAAAAACACAAATTATCAAAGGGATAAAAATGATACAGACTGGAGATGGGATAAAGAAGGAGGTAAGCTGGGGAAGGGTATAGAGAAAGATAGTGcccaggaaaaggaaagggaggtatGGTCCCTTAATCCTTAGATCCCTAGATGCCCTGGGcaatagaaaacagaaagaaacacttACCTGATCCCTCTGTGGGCatttggagggagagaagggcgATGAGGCAGCTAGAGAGAGGGAAACTGGTACAACTTGCCATCTCCACCAGAGCTAAGAAAGAGACAAACAAGTATAGGGTTAGTTATACAAGACAATATGTTGGATCAGAGACAGATGAAGCGTTGACATAAGGAAGAGCCTGGAATAATGGAAACTAAAACTATATACTTAccacaaaaaataaaaggtaatatTACTGGCCCTCCTTCAAGCATGAGTGTTCTGAGCCAGTTTTTgaaaatatacacatttatgcAGAGTGAAAAAACCAGAATCAAACAATATACAAATGGGTTACTATTatgtaagaaaagaaataaaatagtagcAATGAAGGCTAGAAAAAGACATTTTAAGAAGAGTGCAGAaggggaaacagaaggaaaaatgatatttttgcttcttttaaaggaaatgatctcatgatttaaaaaatgccAACAAAACAGTCTCACAAGTATCTCAATTCAGCAATTGCTGGAGAGGACATAGAAAGACTGAAGGTTTACTGTGGTAGTTATAACCAAGTGAACTCAGTTGTGTACCACAGTCCTTCACTCTGAAAATATGCCACAGGAACAGGTTAGCTCTCTCATGCTTCTATGACCAGCAGAATAATTTGAACATTTTATGGTATAAGCAATTGGTATCAATTTATTTGCCAGTTCATGTATAGTTCAAAAGTAAGTGGGTCAATGCATATTCTGAGCCCCACTCAACTTTCGTGCAAGGGACCCATCTGAcattaaatatcattttcaaGTACATGAGCAAGCAACTTTGTGCTATCTACCTACTCCCTTTGTCTCAGTTAGCAGCTAGGCAGTTTTACTTCTTTATACTGTAAACTTAAGGTCCAATTCATTGTAAAAGTACTCATAGTCCTATCCTTCCACTAAAACCCACCAGGGTCCAAGGTCCAAATGACAAAATCTTAAGTGTTGGAAGTGAtcttctgtcaaaaaaaaaaaaataagaaaagaaaagagatcagTCTGGCATGACCTATCCTCTATGAGATCATTCTGGCTCTGTGTGAtcactgtttccatttctaaaatttcaCCAAGCATCCCTTTAATACTATATTTTAGAATCTTGCCAGGAAATTATGCTAACTAAGCTTGCTAGCATAAAGTTTGCGGATTCCAttatctccccctttccccttttattttaaTGGAACAACATTTGcacaagtaataataataatagctaacatttatatagcacgtaTTGTGTATCAGGCaatatgctaaatgctttattatttataaatattattatatattataattattaataattattacttattattaatcttgtttgagcctcacaaccctgtgaggtaggtgctgttattacgtagaagttaaatgacatgcccagggtcacatagctagtaagtatgtgaggccacatttaaactcatttctttctgacttctgactcagtgctttatccacagtGCTACTTCAATGCCCAGATAATCAAAAAGTGAATTCAACTGTCTAAGCTTTTGGTTTAATGGACCAGCCAAGTCTTAAGCCTGATTCTAGTGTCTTTAAAGGAAAAAGTAGCCCAATTTGTATGGGACAACAACTAGGACATTACTTCTACCATACCCTTATAGCTTTGAGGTTCCTTACAACTCTGAGTCTATGACCTATGAAGGTTCAGACCttggtctcctcatctgcaaaatatggATAACAATATCTATTGCACATGTCCCAGGATTGTTGAGAATATCAAATGAAAGAGTGTAGAGCTCTGCAAACTTTAGAGCTGTATATAAATGTATCGTCCTCATCATTATTGTCTGCAGTGCAATTTGGAAGCCAAATAAGCTGATACAATGTTACAGCAAAAGAAGTGCAGTGTCTAGGATAAGGGCAATGACATATTTGGCCCTCACAGGTGACCATTTTCAATTCTGGGTGCTACATTGTAGAAAAGACCTTGACAAACTGTTGAGCATTCATCCAGGGCAACTAGGATGGGGAAGGACTCATGTAAAGATCATTGAAAGAATTTATGCGGGATGACTTTCTGGGAGATAGAGGGGGAAGAAACAAGggaaatttaggtgatgtaaaaacaaaaagtatcaataaaaatgcatctaaataatttttaaaaagaactaagGATGTTTAGCCTTGTAAATAGAAGACTCATATGGACTATTATAGATACCTTTCAATGTCTGAAGGGTTggttgtcttggaaaagaaaTTGGACTGTTCTACTTGACTGCTGAGGCTAGAATTACAGTGATATGTGAATTACCTTGAACAAGCAACAATTTTTATATACAGCTTCATTTTGCGACAGCATTGTTTCTTTGTGATTGCTTCTACTAACATTCAGCTGACTCAGAACATCTGACTAACTAGATGAAACTGGATTGATCTAATTCTCTATCCTAAGTTAATTCTCTATCAGTTGAGTAATGTATTTCATACTATATGCAGGTGTTTTGTTGAGCTCTCTTTcactgtgtttttgtttttaagagtgGATATCACTCCAAGGAAACACACAAAAGTTGTACCTCTTAAAGATCACGCTTCAACGACTGTTAGAAATACTGCAGCGGCTCTTGGTGCTGAGGAAGTCAACCAAGTCAAGGTTCACATAATGAAACGCGATTAGTTATACCAAAGCATAGAGTGCGGttgaaaataaaaacacagtGCCAAGAACTGACCAACCATTTTTGCAAAAGAATCAAATAATCTTCAGAAAACAACTTACTGAGGAATTTGACAGTTGAaggggttattattattttttaattattttattggttttcagttttctataatcacttccatacatcttagatttcccccctctctcctctttcctccccctctctccctgagacagcatgcaatcttatataggttctacacatacgttgttattaaatacattttcacctttagtcatgtggcatagaagaattaaaatgagtgggagaaaccataagacaaaacaaaacacaagagaaaatagtctttcATTCTgggatccaatttcatagttctttctctggatgtggaaggcattttgcctcaacagTCCActaggaattttttaggtccttacattgctgtaaggactaagtctaccagaaaaattcctcgcacactgtggttgttgctgtgtacaaagttctcctgattctgttcctttcactcagcatcagttcatataagtccttccagatgGAGGGGTTATTATTGATTACAGTACAATATAGACTTCTTGAAGTTGGAACAACACAAAGAAgaccagttttaaaaaaaaaaaaagctgctaatCCATGCTCTGATGAAAAAACTCTAGTCCTAGGCAAGACAACACAAAAACTGGAGTACTAAAGATTGGAAAAGAGTAATCTTTACTGCTAAAAGCTCACTTTTTCTTTCAAGACTATACCAAAACCATTGCTGTAAGTTCATATGAGCCTATAAGATTTGGGTATCTTCATCAGACTGTAAAACATCCAGCAAAAAATATGTTTcggggaatttaaaaaaaatttttatttccagtgGACCTAGAATTCTTGTTCTCATTGTTGAAGGAATGATGAACTCTAATAAGTATATTGATATATTACAGCAGAATTATTTCACCACTACAGAAATTctcaaatgaagatgaaatattgCAACACGATCTTATGCCATGCCACACATTGTGAAAGATTAAGAAATAAATCCAAGAGATGGAGTTAAATATGTCTCAATAGCCAGAAAATTAACTTGATTTAAATCCCATTGAAAACCAATGGGCTATAATCAAGACTAGCGTTAGAAAAATAGACTATTTGTCAAAAGTACACTTAATAACCAATGTGGCAAAAGTATGGCTTCATGATGAATTAAAGCATATATGTCAAAATCTTAACTCAATGCCAAATCATGTTAAATAAGTGACCGAACAAAAGGAACCTATAGTACATAGTCAAAAGAAATTTTAGTGCAAAAAGCTGTGAAGTTTATTGTATAAATCAACATATTTAATTTTGCTTTGGTTCAATTACTTCATACACCTCTGTAGGGAACAATGGATGAGTTGTAGAGAAGATTTTTGTTCCATGTAATTAAAAACTTCTCTGAAATTAGAGTGACTCAAAAGCATATTGGGAGGC
Proteins encoded:
- the ERMAP gene encoding erythroid membrane-associated protein isoform X2, coding for MASCTSFPLSSCLIALLSLQMPTEGSGKVDKRNLVILGTKAELRCPLSFWMAPESIEVKWLRTQKSQASQVVHIYQNGQDLYGEQIPQYKGRTALVKDNKEDNFILEIYNVRLEDQGQYYCQIQTGSLSKNATVKLEVAALGLDPYIHMKNYEAGQIELVCRSLGWFPKPQIQWKDAHGEILPSETQYLDKEGLFQMESSITVRGGSPGNMTCSIWNAALGQEKETSLLIADFTPLYIIPSTVGLTVILPLLGLLVAVGIYIIWKQRRSREKLLYQQVVEIENLLSDHGKEKGRLHKGLKKHRAELKLKRSAADAGWRRARLHPVEVTLDPDTAHPKLLLSEDLRSVRLGDKRQNVPDNPKRFDFVVSVLGSPSFTSGCHYWEVCVGDKTKWVLGVCSESVSRKGKITASPSNGHWLLRQSRMNDYEALTSPQISFRLKDSPRRVGIFLDYDAGFVSFYNATNKSHIYTFTHTFSGPLRPFFEPCLHDEGKNVAPLIICSESQSSEEFIYSKLAPETSKGDKVTAGTGNGSIPTKAGRTLQDIVSSWPSDVTPALQGLRAPSF